The Burkholderia mayonis genome window below encodes:
- a CDS encoding methylglyoxal synthase, whose translation MSTPRIALIAHDAKKDEIVALASAYRPTLAQCRLVATGTTGGRIAQALGLEVERKLSGPLGGDLQIGAELADGRVDVVIFLRDPMTAQPHDPDITALVRACDVHDVPVATNVATARMLLDDLTRRLAAKA comes from the coding sequence ATGAGCACACCCCGCATTGCGCTGATCGCGCACGACGCGAAGAAGGATGAAATCGTCGCGCTCGCGAGCGCATACCGGCCGACGCTCGCGCAATGCCGGCTCGTCGCGACGGGCACGACGGGCGGACGGATCGCGCAGGCGCTCGGGCTCGAGGTCGAGCGCAAGCTGTCGGGGCCGCTCGGCGGCGACTTGCAGATCGGCGCGGAGCTTGCGGACGGACGCGTCGACGTCGTGATCTTCCTGCGCGATCCGATGACCGCGCAGCCGCACGATCCGGACATCACCGCGCTCGTGCGCGCGTGCGACGTGCACGACGTGCCGGTCGCGACCAACGTCGCGACGGCGCGGATGCTGCTCGACGACCTGACGCGCCGGCTCGCGGCGAAGGCGTGA
- the kdpB gene encoding potassium-transporting ATPase subunit KdpB — protein sequence MTQHSATRSMFDPALVRPAIVDSFKKLTPRTQFRNPVMFCVYVGSILTTILWIAALMGQAEAPAGFILAVTLWLWFTVLFANFAEALAEGRSKAQAASLRSAKKDVMAKKLNEPHPKSPVRITTASDLRRGDVVLVEAGDTIPADGEVIEGVASVDESAITGESAPVIRESGGDFSSVTGGTRVLSDWIVVQVTANPGEAFLDRMIAMVEGAKRKKTPNEIALTILLVALTIVMLLATATLLPFSMFSVEAMKAGHVVTITALVALLVCLIPTTIGGLLSAIGVAGMSRMMQANVIATSGRAVEAAGDVDVLLLDKTGTITLGNRQASTFLPAPDVTEVMLADAAQLSSLADETPEGRSIVVLAKERFNIRQRDMAALHAVFLSFSAQTRMSGVDLSPHGTSSGAPSREIRKGAAEAVKKYVEANGGRFPADVANAVTDVARRGSTPLVVAEKHADAAGRGVARVLGVIELKDIVKGGIKERFAELRKMGIKTVMVTGDNRLTAAAIAAEAGVDDFLAEATPEAKLSTIREHQAAGRLVAMTGDGTNDAPALAQADVAVAMNSGTQAAKEAGNMVDLDSNPTKLIEIVEIGKQMLMTRGSLTTFSIANDIAKYFAIIPAAFATTYPQLNALNVMHLATPASAIMSAVIFNALIIVLLIPLALKGVRYRALGAASLLRRNLFIYGLGGILVPFVGIKLIDVVLAALGWV from the coding sequence ATGACTCAACATTCCGCTACGCGATCGATGTTCGACCCGGCGCTCGTGCGCCCGGCGATCGTCGATTCGTTCAAGAAACTCACGCCGCGCACGCAGTTCCGCAACCCGGTGATGTTCTGCGTGTACGTCGGCAGCATCCTGACGACGATCCTGTGGATCGCCGCGCTGATGGGGCAGGCCGAGGCGCCCGCGGGCTTCATTCTCGCGGTCACGCTGTGGCTGTGGTTCACCGTGCTGTTCGCGAACTTCGCCGAGGCGCTCGCCGAAGGCCGCTCGAAGGCGCAGGCCGCGTCGCTTCGCAGCGCGAAGAAGGACGTGATGGCGAAGAAGCTCAACGAGCCGCATCCGAAGTCGCCCGTGCGTATCACGACGGCGTCGGATCTGCGCCGCGGCGACGTCGTGCTCGTCGAGGCGGGCGATACGATTCCCGCCGACGGCGAGGTGATCGAAGGCGTCGCGTCGGTCGACGAATCGGCGATCACCGGCGAATCGGCGCCCGTGATCCGCGAATCGGGCGGCGACTTCTCGTCGGTGACGGGCGGCACGCGCGTCTTGTCCGACTGGATCGTCGTCCAGGTGACGGCGAACCCGGGCGAGGCGTTCCTCGACCGGATGATCGCGATGGTCGAAGGCGCGAAGCGCAAGAAGACGCCGAACGAGATCGCGCTCACGATCCTGCTCGTCGCGCTGACGATCGTGATGCTGCTCGCGACCGCGACGCTGCTGCCGTTCTCGATGTTCTCCGTCGAAGCGATGAAGGCGGGCCACGTCGTGACGATCACCGCGCTCGTCGCGCTGCTCGTGTGCCTGATCCCGACGACGATCGGCGGCCTCTTGTCCGCGATCGGCGTCGCCGGAATGAGCCGGATGATGCAGGCGAATGTGATCGCGACGTCGGGCCGTGCAGTGGAGGCAGCGGGCGACGTCGACGTGCTGCTGCTCGACAAGACGGGCACGATCACGCTCGGCAACCGCCAGGCGTCGACGTTCCTGCCGGCGCCGGACGTGACCGAAGTGATGCTCGCCGACGCCGCGCAATTATCGTCGCTCGCCGACGAGACGCCGGAAGGCCGCAGCATCGTCGTGCTCGCGAAGGAGCGCTTCAACATCCGCCAGCGCGACATGGCCGCGCTGCATGCGGTGTTCCTGTCGTTCTCCGCGCAGACGCGGATGAGCGGCGTCGATCTGTCCCCCCATGGGACTTCCTCCGGGGCGCCGAGCCGAGAGATTCGCAAGGGCGCGGCCGAGGCGGTGAAGAAATACGTCGAGGCGAACGGCGGCCGCTTCCCGGCCGACGTGGCGAACGCGGTGACGGACGTCGCGCGCCGCGGCAGCACGCCGCTCGTCGTCGCGGAGAAGCATGCCGATGCGGCCGGTCGGGGTGTCGCGCGCGTGCTCGGTGTGATCGAGCTGAAGGACATCGTGAAGGGCGGCATCAAGGAGCGTTTCGCCGAGCTGCGCAAGATGGGCATCAAGACCGTGATGGTGACGGGCGACAACCGGCTGACGGCCGCGGCGATCGCGGCGGAAGCCGGCGTCGACGACTTCCTCGCGGAAGCGACGCCCGAGGCGAAGCTGTCGACGATCCGCGAGCATCAGGCGGCGGGCCGGCTCGTCGCGATGACGGGCGACGGCACGAACGACGCGCCGGCGCTCGCGCAGGCCGACGTCGCGGTCGCGATGAACTCGGGCACGCAGGCGGCGAAGGAAGCGGGCAACATGGTCGACCTCGACTCGAATCCGACCAAGCTGATCGAGATCGTCGAGATCGGCAAGCAGATGCTGATGACGCGCGGCTCGCTCACGACGTTCTCGATCGCCAACGACATCGCGAAGTACTTCGCGATCATCCCGGCCGCGTTCGCGACGACCTATCCGCAACTGAACGCGCTGAACGTGATGCATCTCGCGACGCCCGCGTCGGCGATCATGTCGGCCGTGATCTTCAACGCGCTCATCATCGTGCTCTTGATTCCGCTCGCGCTGAAGGGCGTGCGCTACCGCGCGCTCGGCGCCGCGTCGCTGCTGCGCCGCAATCTGTTCATCTATGGCCTGGGCGGGATTCTCGTGCCGTTCGTCGGCATCAAGCTGATCGACGTCGTGCTCGCCGCCCTCGGCTGGGTTTAA
- a CDS encoding SDR family oxidoreductase yields MDLGIAGRTALVCAASKGLGRGCAQALAAEGAKLVIVARTRETLDAAAADIRAKTGADVTAVACDITTPEGRAAALAACPQPDILVTNAGGPPPGDFRDFSHDDWIRALEANMLTPIELIRATVDGMIARRFGRIVNITSSAVKAPIDVLALSNGARSGLTGFVAGLARKVAEHNVTINNLLPGLFDTDRIATTLAAAAKAQGAMVDELRARRTNEIPAKRLGTPDEFGAACAFLCSVHAGYITGQNWLLDGGAYPGTF; encoded by the coding sequence ATGGATCTGGGAATCGCAGGACGGACCGCGCTCGTGTGCGCGGCCAGCAAGGGGCTCGGGCGCGGCTGCGCGCAAGCGCTCGCGGCCGAGGGCGCGAAGCTCGTGATCGTCGCGCGCACGCGGGAGACGCTCGATGCCGCCGCGGCCGACATCCGTGCGAAGACGGGCGCCGACGTGACGGCTGTCGCGTGCGACATCACGACGCCCGAAGGCCGCGCGGCCGCGCTCGCCGCGTGCCCGCAGCCCGACATCCTCGTGACGAACGCGGGCGGCCCGCCGCCCGGCGATTTTCGCGATTTCTCTCACGACGACTGGATTCGCGCGCTCGAGGCGAACATGCTGACGCCGATCGAGCTGATCCGCGCGACCGTCGACGGAATGATCGCGCGCCGCTTCGGCCGCATCGTCAACATCACGAGCTCGGCCGTGAAGGCGCCGATCGACGTGCTCGCGCTGTCGAACGGCGCGCGGTCGGGCCTCACGGGTTTCGTCGCGGGGCTCGCGCGCAAGGTCGCCGAGCACAACGTGACGATCAACAACCTGCTGCCGGGCCTCTTCGACACCGACCGGATCGCGACGACGCTCGCCGCCGCGGCGAAGGCGCAAGGCGCGATGGTCGACGAACTGCGCGCGCGGCGCACGAACGAGATTCCGGCGAAGCGCCTCGGCACGCCCGACGAGTTCGGCGCGGCGTGCGCGTTCCTGTGCAGCGTCCACGCGGGCTACATCACCGGGCAGAACTGGCTGCTCGACGGCGGCGCGTATCCCGGCACGTTTTGA
- the hemF gene encoding oxygen-dependent coproporphyrinogen oxidase yields MTDSTYDVNRVRAYLQGLQTRIADALGAFDGTPLASDAWQRGPGERLRGGGCTRILEEGGFFERAGVGFSDVAGDALPPSASAARPQLAGRGFEALGVSLVLHPRNPYCPTVHMNVRMLIATKPGEAPVFWFGGGMDLTPIYGFDEDAQHFHRTCRASLDPFGADLYPRFKKWCDDYFFLKHRNEARGVGGIFFDDFSELGFERSFEMLRSVGDAFLPSYLPIVERRRDTPYGERERAFQAYRRGRYVEFNLVFDRGTLFGLQSGGRTESILLSMPPTASWRYDWRPEPGTPEARLYSDFLAPRDWA; encoded by the coding sequence ATGACCGATTCGACTTACGACGTCAACCGAGTACGCGCGTATCTGCAAGGGCTGCAGACGCGCATCGCCGATGCGCTCGGCGCCTTCGACGGCACCCCGCTCGCCTCCGACGCGTGGCAGCGCGGCCCCGGCGAGCGGCTGCGCGGCGGCGGCTGCACGCGCATCCTCGAGGAAGGCGGCTTCTTCGAGCGCGCGGGCGTCGGCTTTTCCGACGTCGCGGGCGACGCGCTGCCGCCGTCCGCGAGCGCCGCGCGTCCGCAGCTTGCCGGACGCGGCTTCGAGGCGCTCGGCGTGTCGCTCGTGCTGCACCCGCGCAATCCGTACTGCCCGACCGTCCACATGAACGTCCGGATGCTGATCGCGACGAAGCCGGGCGAAGCGCCCGTGTTCTGGTTCGGCGGCGGCATGGATCTGACGCCGATTTACGGCTTCGACGAAGACGCGCAGCATTTCCATCGCACGTGCCGCGCGTCGCTCGACCCGTTCGGCGCCGATCTGTACCCGCGCTTCAAGAAGTGGTGCGACGACTATTTCTTCCTGAAGCACCGCAACGAGGCGCGCGGCGTCGGCGGGATCTTCTTCGACGACTTCTCGGAGCTCGGCTTCGAACGCTCGTTTGAAATGCTGCGAAGCGTCGGCGATGCGTTCCTGCCATCGTACCTGCCGATCGTCGAGCGGCGCCGCGACACGCCGTACGGCGAGCGCGAGCGCGCGTTCCAGGCGTACCGGCGCGGCCGCTACGTCGAGTTCAATCTCGTGTTCGACCGCGGCACGCTGTTCGGCCTGCAAAGCGGCGGGCGCACCGAGTCGATTCTGCTGTCGATGCCGCCGACGGCGAGCTGGCGCTACGACTGGCGCCCGGAACCGGGCACGCCGGAGGCGCGCCTTTACAGCGACTTCCTCGCGCCGCGCGACTGGGCATGA
- a CDS encoding YebC/PmpR family DNA-binding transcriptional regulator: protein MAGHSKWANIKHKKAAADAKRGKIWTRLIKEIQVAARLGGGDPNSNPRLRLAVDKAADANMPKDNVKRAIDRGAGGADGANYEEIRYEGYGIGGAAIIVDTLTDNRTRTVAEVRHAFSKFGGNMGTDGSVAFMFDHVGQFLFAPGTSEDALMDAALEAGANDVNTNDDGSIEVLCDWQEFSKVKDALEAAGFKAELAEVTMKPQNEVEFTGEDAAKMQKLLDALENLDDVQEVYTNAVVVEE, encoded by the coding sequence ATGGCTGGTCACTCGAAATGGGCCAACATCAAGCATAAGAAAGCGGCAGCCGACGCGAAGCGCGGCAAGATCTGGACACGCCTCATCAAGGAAATCCAGGTGGCCGCGCGTCTCGGCGGCGGCGATCCGAACTCGAACCCGCGCCTGCGTCTCGCGGTCGACAAGGCGGCCGACGCGAACATGCCGAAGGACAACGTGAAGCGCGCGATCGACCGCGGCGCCGGCGGCGCGGACGGCGCGAACTACGAAGAGATCCGCTACGAAGGCTACGGCATCGGCGGCGCGGCGATCATCGTCGACACGCTGACCGACAACCGCACCCGCACCGTCGCCGAAGTGCGCCACGCGTTCTCGAAGTTCGGCGGCAACATGGGCACCGACGGCTCGGTCGCGTTCATGTTCGATCACGTCGGCCAGTTCCTGTTCGCGCCGGGCACGTCGGAAGACGCGCTGATGGACGCGGCGCTCGAAGCGGGCGCGAACGACGTGAACACGAACGACGACGGCTCGATCGAAGTGCTGTGCGACTGGCAGGAATTCTCGAAGGTGAAGGACGCGCTCGAAGCGGCAGGCTTCAAGGCCGAACTCGCCGAAGTCACGATGAAGCCGCAGAACGAGGTCGAGTTCACCGGCGAAGACGCGGCGAAGATGCAAAAGCTCCTGGACGCGCTCGAAAATCTCGACGACGTGCAGGAGGTGTACACGAACGCCGTCGTCGTCGAGGAATGA
- the purD gene encoding phosphoribosylamine--glycine ligase has protein sequence MKLLVVGSGGREHALAWKLAQSPRVQLVYVAPGNGGTAQDERLKNVDLSSLDDLADFAESEGVAFTLVGPEAPLAVGIVNHFRARGLKIFGPTKEAAQLESSKDFAKAFMKRHGIPTADYETFTDAAAAHAYIDSKGAPIVVKADGLAAGKGVVVATTLEEAHEAVDMMLSGNKLGDAGARVVIEAFLDGEEASFIVMVDGKNALALASSQDHKRLLDGDRGPNTGGMGAYSPAPIVTPQMHARVMREIIMPTVRGMEKDGIRFTGFLYAGLMIDKDGNPRTLEFNCRMGDPETQPIMARLKSDFSKVVEQAIAGTLDTVELDWDRRTALGVVLAAHGYPDSPRKGDRINGVPAETAHSVTFHAGTTFDGDKLITSGGRVLCVVGLADSVRGAQQAAYETVNQINFEGMQYRRDIGYRALSRKTV, from the coding sequence ATGAAACTACTCGTCGTCGGCTCCGGCGGCCGCGAACATGCGCTCGCCTGGAAGCTCGCCCAGTCGCCGCGCGTCCAGCTCGTCTACGTTGCGCCCGGCAACGGCGGCACCGCGCAGGACGAGCGCCTGAAGAACGTCGATCTGAGCTCGCTCGACGATCTCGCCGATTTCGCCGAGTCCGAAGGCGTCGCGTTCACGCTCGTCGGCCCGGAAGCGCCGCTCGCGGTGGGCATCGTCAACCATTTCCGCGCGCGCGGCCTGAAAATCTTCGGCCCGACGAAGGAAGCTGCGCAGCTCGAGAGCTCGAAGGATTTCGCGAAAGCGTTCATGAAGCGCCACGGCATTCCGACCGCCGACTACGAAACCTTCACCGACGCGGCCGCCGCGCACGCGTACATCGATTCGAAGGGCGCGCCGATCGTCGTGAAGGCCGACGGCCTCGCGGCCGGCAAGGGCGTCGTCGTCGCGACGACGCTGGAAGAGGCGCACGAGGCCGTCGACATGATGCTGTCCGGCAACAAGCTCGGCGACGCCGGCGCGCGCGTCGTGATCGAGGCATTCCTCGACGGCGAGGAAGCGAGCTTCATCGTGATGGTCGACGGCAAGAACGCGCTCGCGCTCGCGTCGAGCCAGGATCACAAGCGCCTCCTCGACGGCGACCGCGGCCCGAACACGGGCGGCATGGGCGCGTACTCGCCCGCGCCGATCGTCACGCCGCAGATGCACGCGCGCGTGATGCGCGAGATCATCATGCCGACCGTGCGCGGGATGGAGAAGGACGGCATCCGCTTCACTGGCTTCCTGTACGCGGGCCTGATGATCGACAAGGACGGCAACCCGCGCACGCTCGAATTCAACTGCCGGATGGGCGACCCGGAGACGCAGCCGATCATGGCGCGCCTGAAGAGCGATTTCTCGAAGGTCGTCGAGCAGGCGATCGCGGGCACGCTCGACACGGTCGAGCTCGACTGGGACCGCCGCACCGCGCTCGGCGTCGTGCTCGCCGCGCACGGCTACCCCGATTCACCGAGGAAGGGCGACCGGATCAACGGGGTTCCGGCGGAAACTGCGCATTCTGTGACGTTCCACGCGGGCACGACGTTCGACGGCGACAAGCTCATCACGTCGGGCGGGCGCGTGCTGTGCGTCGTCGGCCTCGCGGATTCGGTGCGCGGCGCGCAGCAGGCCGCATACGAAACGGTCAACCAGATCAACTTCGAGGGCATGCAGTACCGCCGCGACATCGGCTACCGCGCGCTCAGCCGCAAGACGGTCTGA
- the upp gene encoding uracil phosphoribosyltransferase encodes MKQDSRFPNLFILDHPLIQHKLTHMRDKDTSTRTFRELLREITLLMGYEITRNLPITTKRVETPLVEIDAPVIAGKKLAIVPVLRAGVGMSDGLLELIPSARVGHIGVYRADDHRPVEYLVRLPDLEDRIFILCDPMVATGYSAAHAIDVLKRRGVPGNRIMFLALVAAPEGVQVFQDAHPDVKLYVASLDSHLDDHAYIVPGLGDAGDRLFGTKN; translated from the coding sequence ATGAAACAGGACAGCCGTTTTCCGAACCTCTTCATCCTCGACCATCCGCTGATCCAGCACAAACTCACGCACATGCGCGACAAGGACACGTCGACGCGCACGTTCCGCGAGCTCTTGCGCGAGATCACGCTGCTGATGGGCTACGAGATCACCCGCAACCTGCCGATCACGACGAAGCGGGTCGAAACGCCGCTCGTCGAGATCGACGCGCCCGTGATCGCCGGCAAGAAGCTCGCGATCGTGCCCGTGCTGCGCGCGGGCGTCGGGATGTCGGACGGCCTGCTCGAGCTGATTCCGTCGGCGCGCGTCGGCCACATCGGCGTGTACCGCGCCGACGACCACCGCCCGGTCGAATACCTGGTGCGCCTGCCCGATCTCGAAGACCGGATCTTCATCCTGTGCGATCCGATGGTCGCGACGGGCTATTCGGCCGCCCACGCGATCGACGTGCTCAAGCGCCGCGGCGTGCCGGGCAACCGGATCATGTTCCTCGCGCTCGTCGCAGCGCCGGAAGGCGTGCAGGTGTTCCAGGACGCGCATCCGGACGTGAAGCTCTACGTCGCGTCGCTCGACTCGCACCTCGACGACCACGCATACATCGTCCCGGGCCTGGGCGACGCGGGCGACCGCCTGTTCGGCACGAAAAACTGA
- a CDS encoding quinone oxidoreductase family protein, with amino-acid sequence MPKAIRYDHPGGPEVMKWVDVDVGAPQPGEVRIRQHAVGLNYIDVYFRTGLYPQPLPGGLGMEAAGEVTEIGVGVTTLEPGDRVAYVAQPPGAYAQERVLSAAKLVKLPDGIGYDDAASAMLQGLTAQYLLRRTYPVKPGDTILIHAAAGGVGLLVCQWAKALGATVIGTVGSDEKAALAKSHGCDYPIVYTRENFTERVKEITNGAGVPVVYDSIGKDTYVGSLDCLAPLGLFVSFGNASGPLPPIDSKEFSSRGSLFFTRPTLFSYIAKREDLDRNAAELFDVLMSGRVKTSIQQRYPLENVAQAHRDLEARRTTGSTILVP; translated from the coding sequence ATGCCGAAGGCAATTCGTTACGACCATCCGGGCGGCCCGGAAGTCATGAAGTGGGTCGACGTCGATGTCGGCGCGCCGCAGCCGGGCGAAGTCCGCATCAGGCAGCACGCGGTCGGCCTCAACTACATCGACGTCTATTTCCGCACCGGCCTCTACCCGCAGCCGCTGCCGGGCGGCCTCGGCATGGAGGCGGCGGGCGAGGTCACGGAAATCGGCGTCGGCGTGACGACGCTCGAGCCGGGCGACCGCGTCGCCTACGTCGCGCAGCCGCCGGGCGCCTACGCGCAGGAGCGCGTGCTGTCCGCCGCGAAGCTCGTCAAGCTGCCGGACGGCATCGGCTACGACGACGCGGCGTCGGCGATGCTGCAGGGTCTGACCGCGCAGTATCTGCTGCGCCGCACGTACCCGGTCAAGCCGGGCGACACGATCCTGATTCACGCGGCGGCGGGCGGCGTCGGCCTCCTCGTCTGCCAGTGGGCGAAGGCGCTCGGCGCGACGGTGATCGGCACGGTCGGCTCCGACGAGAAGGCCGCGCTCGCGAAGTCGCACGGCTGCGACTATCCGATCGTCTACACGCGCGAGAACTTCACCGAACGCGTGAAGGAAATCACGAACGGCGCGGGCGTGCCGGTCGTCTACGACTCGATCGGCAAGGATACATATGTTGGCTCGCTCGACTGCCTCGCGCCGCTCGGGCTTTTCGTCAGCTTCGGCAACGCGTCCGGGCCGCTGCCGCCGATCGACTCGAAGGAGTTCTCGTCGCGCGGCTCGCTGTTCTTCACGCGGCCGACGCTGTTCTCGTACATCGCGAAGCGCGAGGATCTCGATCGCAACGCGGCCGAGCTGTTCGACGTGCTCATGTCGGGACGCGTGAAGACGAGCATCCAGCAGCGCTATCCGCTCGAGAACGTTGCACAGGCGCACCGCGATCTCGAGGCGCGGCGCACGACGGGATCGACGATCCTGGTGCCTTGA
- the kdpA gene encoding potassium-transporting ATPase subunit KdpA: MNANNLLQTALFIVVLIAAAVPVSRYLTRVMDGSSAVVRVFGPLERVLYRIAGVDPHTEMSWKQYAFATIAFNALGALFLYALLRVQGLLPGNPQSFGPMTVDSAFNTAVSFVTNTNWQDYTPEQTVSYLTQMLGLTVQNFLSAATGIVVVIALIRGFARHTAQTIGNFWVDVTRVTLYVLVPMAAIIAALLMSQGVIQNLKAYQDVPTLQTTTYAAPKLDAQGNPVKDAKGNPVTVQTPVKSQTLAMGPVASQEAIKMLGTNGGGFFNGNSSHPYENPTPFSNFLEIFSILIIPAALCLVFGSVIGDRRQGVAVLAAMTVALAVAIGVETSAEQGGTPVLAALNVDQAPSALQAGGNMEGKETRFGIAQTGIFVVATTAASCGAVDAMHDSLTPVGGLVPMLLMQLGEVIFGGVGSGLYGMLVFALLAVFVAGLMIGRTPEYVGKKIESYEMKMVSIVVLLTPLLVLVGTSIAVLADAGKAGIANPGPHGFSEILYAFSSAANNNGSAFGGLSVNTPFYNWMTAIAMWFGRFGTIVPVLAIAGSLATKKRIAATSGTLPTHGPLFVVLLLGTVLLVGALTYVPALALGPGVEHLMLFVGAH, from the coding sequence ATGAACGCGAACAATCTGTTGCAGACGGCGCTTTTCATCGTCGTCCTGATCGCGGCGGCGGTGCCGGTCTCGCGCTATCTGACGCGCGTGATGGACGGCTCGTCAGCCGTCGTGCGCGTGTTCGGTCCGCTCGAGCGCGTGCTCTACCGGATCGCGGGCGTCGATCCGCACACCGAGATGAGCTGGAAGCAGTACGCGTTCGCGACGATCGCGTTCAACGCGCTCGGCGCGCTGTTCCTCTATGCGCTGTTGCGCGTGCAGGGGCTGCTGCCCGGCAATCCGCAAAGCTTCGGCCCGATGACGGTCGACAGCGCGTTCAACACCGCCGTGTCGTTCGTCACGAACACGAACTGGCAGGACTACACGCCCGAGCAGACCGTCAGCTATCTGACGCAGATGCTCGGCCTGACCGTGCAGAACTTCCTGTCGGCGGCGACGGGCATCGTCGTTGTGATCGCGTTGATCCGCGGCTTCGCCCGCCATACCGCGCAGACGATCGGCAACTTCTGGGTGGACGTGACGCGCGTGACGCTCTACGTGCTCGTGCCGATGGCCGCGATCATCGCCGCGCTCCTGATGAGTCAGGGCGTGATCCAGAACCTGAAGGCGTACCAGGACGTGCCGACGCTGCAGACGACCACCTACGCGGCGCCGAAGCTCGACGCGCAGGGCAATCCCGTCAAGGACGCGAAAGGCAACCCGGTGACGGTGCAAACGCCCGTGAAGTCGCAGACGCTCGCGATGGGGCCCGTCGCGTCGCAGGAAGCGATCAAGATGCTCGGCACGAACGGCGGCGGCTTCTTCAACGGCAACTCCTCGCATCCGTACGAGAACCCGACGCCGTTCTCGAACTTCCTGGAGATCTTCTCGATCCTGATCATTCCGGCCGCGCTTTGCCTCGTGTTCGGCAGCGTGATCGGCGATCGCCGGCAGGGCGTCGCGGTGCTCGCCGCGATGACGGTCGCGCTCGCGGTTGCGATCGGCGTCGAGACGAGCGCGGAGCAGGGCGGCACGCCCGTGCTCGCGGCGCTGAACGTCGACCAGGCGCCGAGCGCGCTGCAGGCGGGCGGCAACATGGAAGGCAAGGAAACGCGCTTCGGCATTGCGCAGACGGGCATTTTCGTCGTCGCGACGACGGCCGCGTCGTGTGGCGCGGTCGATGCGATGCACGATTCGCTGACGCCCGTCGGCGGCCTCGTGCCGATGCTCCTGATGCAGCTCGGCGAGGTGATCTTCGGCGGGGTCGGCTCGGGGCTTTACGGGATGCTCGTGTTCGCGCTCCTCGCGGTGTTCGTCGCGGGCCTGATGATCGGCCGCACGCCCGAGTACGTCGGCAAGAAGATCGAGTCGTATGAGATGAAGATGGTGTCGATCGTCGTGCTGCTGACGCCGCTTCTCGTGCTCGTCGGCACGTCGATCGCCGTGCTCGCCGACGCGGGCAAGGCAGGCATCGCCAACCCGGGACCGCACGGCTTCTCGGAGATCCTGTACGCGTTCAGCTCGGCCGCGAACAACAACGGCAGCGCGTTCGGCGGTCTGTCTGTCAACACGCCGTTCTACAACTGGATGACGGCGATCGCGATGTGGTTCGGCCGCTTCGGCACGATCGTGCCGGTGCTCGCGATCGCGGGCTCGCTCGCCACGAAGAAGCGCATCGCCGCGACGAGCGGCACGCTGCCGACGCACGGGCCGCTGTTCGTCGTGTTGCTGCTCGGCACGGTGCTGCTCGTCGGCGCGCTTACGTACGTGCCGGCGCTCGCGCTCGGCCCGGGCGTCGAACACCTGATGCTGTTCGTCGGCGCGCATTGA
- the kdpF gene encoding K(+)-transporting ATPase subunit F, with protein MSWMLWLAGASTFLLFAYLVYALLRAEDIE; from the coding sequence ATGAGCTGGATGTTGTGGTTGGCGGGGGCGTCGACGTTCCTGCTGTTCGCGTATCTCGTCTATGCGCTGCTGCGCGCGGAGGACATCGAATGA